The window GCCCCGGTGTCGTCGTCGCCCACCACCAGCCGGACCCGGCCCACCCCGACCACGAGGTGACCAAGGAGGTCATCGGCCTCCTGAAGTCGGCCACCGACGCCGAGGGCCGCCCCCTGGAGGTCGTCGAAGTCCCCGCCCCCACCGTCCTGGAGGCCGACGGGCACTGGGCCGACTACTCCTACATCAACCACTACCTCTGCAACGGCGGCGTCGTCCTGTGCGCCTTCGACGACCCGCGCGACGAGCAGGCGGCCGGCATCTTCAGCCGGCTCTTCCCCGACCGCACCGTGACCCCGGTCGACGCCCGCGCCATCTTCGCCGGCGGCGGAGGCATCCACTGCATCACCCAGCAGCAGCCGAAGCCGGTCGTCAGATAGCAGCCGGTCAGGTACAACGTACGAGTGAACGTACTGGTCTGCGCAGCCTGCGCCCGACACCTCACCCAACCGCTGCGTCCGCTGGCAGAACTGCCGCCCCGCCCGGAGTACGACGGCCGGAAGAACCCGGACAGCTCGCGGCACGCCCCGCCGACCGTCCCGCCGGGCACGTACGTCGTGGATCCCGAGCCGAGCGGGGCGCCGTTCGTGCCGCACCCGGACCCGGAGTGGGCGGGGGCCGCCGTCCCCGGCGTGTGCGTGGGGAACCCCGACGGCCCGGGATTCCTGATGTCGGCCGGGCCGCGCGACACCCTGGTGGTCGGCCCCGAGGACACGGCCGGATTCCTGTCGTACAACCCCGCCTGCCAGGAGTACGGGTGCTGCGGGGTCACCGGCCGGGAGGGCCCGAACCAGGTGTGCGGCGGGTGCGGAGCGGTGGTGGCGACGCTGTTCGGCGAGTGCTACGGCCCCTACGAGACCCACTTCCTGCCCGGCGCCGTACGGACGGTCCCGGCATGAGCACCACCCCGGCGCCCCGCAGGCGTACCCCCGCGCCGCCGCGTGAGGACGTGCTCGCCGCCGCCATGGAGATGATCGCCGAGCGCGGTCTCGAGCAGCTCACCATGGCGGCGCTCGGGCGCGAGGTCGGGATGAGCAGCGGCCATCTGCTCTACTACTTCCGCTCCAAGGACGAGCTGCTGCTGCAGACCCTGGAGTGGAGCGAGAGCCGGCTCGGGGCCGAGCGCGGGCGGCTGCTGACCCGTGCCGCCCCGGTCCGCGAACGTCTCGACGCCTACGTGGACCTGTACGTGCCGGACGGTCACCGCGACCCGCACTGGACGCTGTGGCTGGAGGTCTGGAACCGCTCGCTGAACGCCGGCGAGGACGCCCGAGACCGGCAGGCCGCCATCGAGGGCGCCTGGCACCGGGACCTGGCCGCGCTGGTCGCCGAGGGTGTCTCCCGCGGCGAGTTCCGGCCGGTCGACGCGGACCGCTTCGCCGCCCGGCTGCGCGCTCTCCTCGACGGCTTCTCCATCCACGTCGCGATCGGGCTGCGCGGTACGGACCGGCCCCAGGTCATGTGCCATGTGAGGGAGTTCCTCGACGACGCGCTGAACCGGCCCGGGCTCGCGGACGCCTGATCAACCGCCGGGGTTGTACGTAAACCGGCGCATTGCCGCGTACCGGCCGGTGCGTTTGAATCCGGAAAGTCCTCGGTGCGGGACCGGGGGAGGACCGGTTCGGGGGGAACCATGGCCATGACCGCACACGTCCGCGCAGTCCTCGGCGCCGCGCCGGCAGCGGCACTGCTGCTCGCGCTCGGCCCGGCCGCCGTCGCCGCGCCCCCTCCGCCGCGCGTCGAGCGGATCAGCACCGCCACCGACGGGAGCGAGCTGACCGCGGCCTCGGGCGGCGGCGTCATCAGCGGCGACGGCCGGTACGCCGTCTTCTCCTCGGCGGACCCCGAGGGTGGTTTCGACACCCGCCTGTACCTCAAGGACCTGCGCACCGGCAGACTCACCCAGGTCCCGGAGGACCTGCTCTACACCACGGGGCCGATGCTCAGCGGCGACGGCCGCCGTCTCGCCTACTCCAACGGCAACCGGTACCCCAAGCCGTACGTGTACGACCGCGTCACGGGTCGCACGGAGGTGCTGTGGCCCGAGGGGCCGCCGCAGGACACCTCCTACGAACTGGGCACCGCGGCCGCGATCAGCGCCGACGGCCGGCACGTGGCGTACACCCTCGGCAACCGCCACGGCGACGACTACGCACGTGTGCTCTACGTCCGCGACCTGGACACCGGCACCGACCGGCAGATCTCGCCGTTGCCGGCCGAGGGCATGATCCTCAACGCCTGGTTCAGCGCCGACGGCCGCACGGTCGCCTACAGCGTGGCGGCCCGCACGGACCACGGCACCGAGGGGCGGATCCACGTCGTCCGCGGCGGACACGAATCCGCCGTCGGCAGCGGATTCCCGGCCACGCTCGTCCGGCTCTCCGACGACGGCCGCAGCGCCCTGTTCAACGCCACGGCGGCCGACTGGACGACCACCGCGTACGTCCAGGACCTGCGCACCGGACGCGTCCGGCAGGTGGCCGGCATCGAGGCGGTCGCAGCCGACGGGTCGCTGCGGCACGTGCTGCTGTCCGGCGACGGCGGACTCGACCTGCTCACCCTGCCGTCCGGCAGGCGGCACCAGGTGGCCCCGGCGGGCGCCACCGCCTCGCCCCGCGCGATGGACCGCCGGGGCCACGCCGTCGTCTTCTCCTCCCCGGCCGCCGACCTGGTGCCGCACGACACCAACGGCGTCCCGGACGTCTTCGTACGACGCCTGAACTGACGTACACCAGATACCCGACGAAGTGCCGAAGGCCGGGGAGGTGTCCAGGCTGACGCCCGCATCCTGAGACGCGCGTCCGTGAGTGACGGGATTGTGCCAGACTGCCCCCGTGCTCTCGTCCGCCATGATTATTGGCAGCAGGCGCGCCGGTCCGCAGTGACCGCCACGTACGACCAGGTACGGGCGGCCATCGTCGTCCTCGACCCGCGCGCAGACCTCTCGCACCCGCGAGGGGTCTTTCGTTTTCCCGGCCCACCCACAGCCGGGAGCGCCGCGCGAGGGACCATTGGGGGAACGGTGGAGCCGGTCATTGACGGCAAGACCGAGATTGCAAACAGGAGCCTTGAGACCATGACCGCAACCAGCCAGCTCGACGATTCGTTCCACGTCTTCGACACCACCCTGCGCGACGGCGCCCAGCGTGAGGGGATCAACCTCACGGTCGCCGACAAGCTGGCCATCGCTCGGCACCTGGACGACTTCGGCGTGGGCTTCATCGAGGGTGGCTGGCCCGGCGCGAACCCGCGGGACACCGAGTTCTTCGCCCGCGCCAAGGAGGAGATCGACTTCCGGCACGCCCAGCTCGTCGCCTTCGGGGCGACCCGCCGGGCCGGTGCCAAGGCGGCGGACGACCCCCAGGTCAGGGCGCTGCTGGAGTCCGGTGCCCAGGTGATCACCCTGGTCGCCAAGTCGCACGACCGGCATGTGGAGCTGGCGCTGCGCACCACGCTGGAGGAGAACCTGGAGATGGTCCGCGACACCGTCTCCCACCTGCGCGCCGAGGGCCGCCGGGTCTTCGTCGACTGCGAGCACTTCTTCGACGGCTACCGCGCCAACCCCCAGTACGCCAAGTCCGTCGTCCGCACCGCCGCGGAGGCCGGCGCGGACGTGGTGATCCTCTGCGACACCAACGGCGGCATGCTGCCCGCCCAGGTCCAGGCGGTCGTCTCCACCGTCCTCGCGGACACCGGCGCCCGCCTCGGCATCCACGCCCAGGACGACACCGGCTGCGCGGTCGCCAACACCCTCGCGGCCGTCGACGCCGGCGCCACCCACGTGCAGTGCACGGCCAACGGCTACGGCGAACGCGTCGGCAACGCCAACCTCTTCCCGGTGGTCGCGGCCCTGGAGCTGAAGTACGGCAAGCGGGTGCTGCCCGAGGACCGGCTGCGCGAGATGACCCGCATCTCCCACGCCATCGCCGAGGTCGTCAACCTCACGCCCTCCACCCACCAGCCCTACGTGGGTGTTTCCGCCTTCGCCCACAAGGCGGGCCTGCACGCCTCCGCCATCAAGGTCGACCCGGACCTGTACCAGCACATCGACCCCGAGCAGGTCGGCAACACCATGCGCATGCTGGTCTCCGACATGGCGGGCCGCGCCTCCATCGAGCTCAAGGGCAAGGAACTCGGCATCGACCTCGGCGGCGACCGCGAACTGGTCGGCCGGGTGGTCGAGCGGGTCAAGGAGCGCGAGCTCAAGGGCTACACCTACGAGGCGGCCGACGCGAGCTTCGAACTGCTGCTGCGCGCCGAGGCCGAGGGCAGGCCGCTGAAGTACTTCGACGTGGAGTCCTGGCGGGCGATCGTCGAGGACCGCCCCGACGGCACCCACGCCAACGAGGCCACGGTGAAGCTGTGGGCCAAGAGCGAGCGCATCGTCGCCACCGCCGAGGGCAACGGCCCGGTCAACGCCCTCGACCGCGCACTGCGGGTGGCCCTGGAGAAGATCTACCCCGAGCTGGCCTCCCTCGGCCTGGTCGACTACAAGGTCCGCATCCTGGAGGGCAAGCACGGCACCTCCTCCACCACCCGCGTGCTGATCTCCACCTCGGACGGCCGGGGCGAGTGGTCCACGGTGGGCGTGGCCGACAACGTGATCGCGGCCTCCTGGCAGGCCCTGGAGGACGCGTACACCTACGGTCTGCTGCGCGCCGGGGTGGAACCGGCGAAGTAGCCGTACGGACGCCCGGGGCCGCCGTCCGCCGCCCGCCACGGCACAGTGGAGACATGGACGCGGACGACTCGGGCTCTCCGGACACCGGCTCTCCGGACATCGGCTTCCTGGCGAGGGGGCGTGTGACGACCCGGCTGCCGGCCCGGGACCTGGACCGGGCCCGGCGCTTCTACGCCGACAGACTGGGGCTGCGGCCCGCCGAGGAGCGGCCGGGCGGGCTGCTGTACCGGTGCGGAGGGACCAGCTTCGTGGTCTTCCTCTCCACCGGGGCCTCGCCCGGCACGTTCACCCAGATGGCGTGGGAGGTCGACGACATCGAGGCGGCCGTGTCGGAGCTGCGGCGCCGCGGCGTCGTCCTCGAGGAGGTCGACAGGCCCAGGTTCCGCACGCGGGACGGCATCGCCGAGGTCGAGGGCAACTACCCGAGCAAGGGCGCGCGCGGAGAGCGCGGCGCCTGGTTCCGCGACAGCGAGGGAAACCTGCTGGGCATCGGCCAGCCCATGCACTAGCCACCCCCCTCCTCAGGGAGCGCGCCAGATGTTGTCGAAGGCCGCGTTCTCGATGCGCCGCCGCTGCCGCACGGCCTCCAGCTCCGTCACCGCGTCGTTGACGGTGGCCAGAACGGTGACCAGGGCGTCGTCGTCCGGCGCGGTGAGCGGGGCGCCCGATTTCGCCTCGATGCCCACGGCGGCCGCGAGTCCGGCGATGACCGGGTCGCGGGAGGCCCAGCGCTCGGCCGCCGCGTGCCGCGCCGGTGTGTCGGCGGGCGTCTTCCGGTCGCCGCGCGCGGGCATCCAGCGGTGCCGCGGACCGGTGAGCTGCCCCTCCGCGTCCAGGGCGTCGATGTAGGCCACGGCCAGGCCCTCGCCGCGGCGCCACAGCCAGTCCTCGACGGACTCGTGCGGCGGCCGCTCCTTCAGCGACGCCGCCGCCCGGTCCAGCAAGGGGTCCCCGGTGTCACGCCGGGGGAGCGGCACGATGCGGTCGCCGTCCAGCCCGGCGGCCCCGGCGGCGAGCAGGTCGGCCAGTTCGGCGCCCGCCAGCGCGAGCGACAGATCGCCCTGCTCGACGGGGCGCTCGGACGGCACGTCCATGCTGATCAACAACAGGTCCCGAGGTGTGGTCATGCCGGCGCTCCTGGTCGGGGTGGTCATGTCGGGCACGGGAACACCCTCGACCATACGTCCGCACCGGGCCGCCGGCCCGGTGCCGCGACCGGTGTCCGGCCGGCCGGAGGGGATTCCGGCCGGCCGGGCGGCACTACTGCAACCGCCACTTCTGGTTGGCCGCTCCGGTGCACGACCAGATCTGCGCGCGGGCCCCGTTGGCCGAGGAGTTGTCGGTCACGTCCAGGCACTTGTCCGCGGCGAGGTTCACCACGTCACCGGTCGAGGCGTTGTACGACCACTGCTGGGCCTTGGTGCCGTTGCAGTCGTAGAGCTGCACCTTCGCCCCGTTGGCGGTCGACGCCGACGTCACGTCGAGGCACTTGCCCAGCGCCCGTACCGACCCGTCCGGCTGGACCGTCCACTGCTGGGCCGTGCTGGAGTTGCAGTCGTAGAGCTGCACCGCCGTGCCGTTCGCCGACGAACCGCCCGCCACGTCCAGGCACCTGCCCGCGAGCCCGACGAACGCGCCCGACTTGCTGCCGCCGCCCGACTGCGTCCCGGACCAGGTGAAGGTCGCCGAGGTCCGGCCCGGCAGCGAGTAGGTGGCGTGCTGTGAGCCCCAGTTGACGGTGACGGTCTTCGCGGTGGTGGCGTCGTTGTAGGCGATCAGGGCCTTGCCGCCGTCCGGGTTGCGCCAGGCGACGTTCGGCACCGCCGAGGATGCGGTGGACGCGATCCGCTGCGCACCCGGCCGTACGAACTTCGTCAGGTGCCCCATGTCGTAGTACTCGACCGTGTAGTCGACCTGTCCCGACCGTCCCTCGCCGTTCTGCACGGTGATCAGCCCGCTGCAGGTGCCGCAACCGCCGTTGTGCGGGCCCCCCTTCTGGTCCACCGCCAGCGACCACTTGGTCACCGACTTCGCCCAGTTCCGGGTGTAGTCGACGATGTTGAGCATGTCCTCGCGCTGCTGGTGGCCGATCCAGGCGCCGCCCGAGTGCTCGGTGCCGAAGGCGTCC of the Streptomyces sp. NBC_01788 genome contains:
- a CDS encoding VOC family protein; the protein is MDADDSGSPDTGSPDIGFLARGRVTTRLPARDLDRARRFYADRLGLRPAEERPGGLLYRCGGTSFVVFLSTGASPGTFTQMAWEVDDIEAAVSELRRRGVVLEEVDRPRFRTRDGIAEVEGNYPSKGARGERGAWFRDSEGNLLGIGQPMH
- a CDS encoding TetR/AcrR family transcriptional regulator; this encodes MSTTPAPRRRTPAPPREDVLAAAMEMIAERGLEQLTMAALGREVGMSSGHLLYYFRSKDELLLQTLEWSESRLGAERGRLLTRAAPVRERLDAYVDLYVPDGHRDPHWTLWLEVWNRSLNAGEDARDRQAAIEGAWHRDLAALVAEGVSRGEFRPVDADRFAARLRALLDGFSIHVAIGLRGTDRPQVMCHVREFLDDALNRPGLADA
- a CDS encoding GPP34 family phosphoprotein → MTTPRDLLLISMDVPSERPVEQGDLSLALAGAELADLLAAGAAGLDGDRIVPLPRRDTGDPLLDRAAASLKERPPHESVEDWLWRRGEGLAVAYIDALDAEGQLTGPRHRWMPARGDRKTPADTPARHAAAERWASRDPVIAGLAAAVGIEAKSGAPLTAPDDDALVTVLATVNDAVTELEAVRQRRRIENAAFDNIWRAP
- a CDS encoding TolB family protein codes for the protein MTAHVRAVLGAAPAAALLLALGPAAVAAPPPPRVERISTATDGSELTAASGGGVISGDGRYAVFSSADPEGGFDTRLYLKDLRTGRLTQVPEDLLYTTGPMLSGDGRRLAYSNGNRYPKPYVYDRVTGRTEVLWPEGPPQDTSYELGTAAAISADGRHVAYTLGNRHGDDYARVLYVRDLDTGTDRQISPLPAEGMILNAWFSADGRTVAYSVAARTDHGTEGRIHVVRGGHESAVGSGFPATLVRLSDDGRSALFNATAADWTTTAYVQDLRTGRVRQVAGIEAVAADGSLRHVLLSGDGGLDLLTLPSGRRHQVAPAGATASPRAMDRRGHAVVFSSPAADLVPHDTNGVPDVFVRRLN
- the cimA gene encoding citramalate synthase; this translates as MTATSQLDDSFHVFDTTLRDGAQREGINLTVADKLAIARHLDDFGVGFIEGGWPGANPRDTEFFARAKEEIDFRHAQLVAFGATRRAGAKAADDPQVRALLESGAQVITLVAKSHDRHVELALRTTLEENLEMVRDTVSHLRAEGRRVFVDCEHFFDGYRANPQYAKSVVRTAAEAGADVVILCDTNGGMLPAQVQAVVSTVLADTGARLGIHAQDDTGCAVANTLAAVDAGATHVQCTANGYGERVGNANLFPVVAALELKYGKRVLPEDRLREMTRISHAIAEVVNLTPSTHQPYVGVSAFAHKAGLHASAIKVDPDLYQHIDPEQVGNTMRMLVSDMAGRASIELKGKELGIDLGGDRELVGRVVERVKERELKGYTYEAADASFELLLRAEAEGRPLKYFDVESWRAIVEDRPDGTHANEATVKLWAKSERIVATAEGNGPVNALDRALRVALEKIYPELASLGLVDYKVRILEGKHGTSSTTRVLISTSDGRGEWSTVGVADNVIAASWQALEDAYTYGLLRAGVEPAK